The Miscanthus floridulus cultivar M001 chromosome 17, ASM1932011v1, whole genome shotgun sequence genome has a window encoding:
- the LOC136515776 gene encoding LOW QUALITY PROTEIN: pentatricopeptide repeat-containing protein At2g27610-like (The sequence of the model RefSeq protein was modified relative to this genomic sequence to represent the inferred CDS: deleted 1 base in 1 codon), giving the protein MRFSLPPTPDNGPPAVPGSALDSTTLDSARVVFCGMETRDMVSWNTLMAGLVLIGRDLEALQLFHDSRSSITMLTQSTYSTAIKLCANLKHLGLARQFHSSVLKRGFHSYGNVMTALMDAYSKAGQLHDALDIFLLMSGSQNVVSWTAMINGCIQNSDIPLAAALFSRMREDGVAPNDVTYSTILTASVAILPPQIHAQVIKTNYECTPIVGTALLASYSKLRSTEEALSIFKMIDQKDVVSWSAMFTCYAQAGDCDGATNIFIKMTMHGLKPNEFTISSVIDACASPTAGVDLGRQFHAISIKHRCHDALCVSSTLVSMYARKWSIEGAQCVFERQTDRDMVSWNSMLSGYAQHGYSQKALDVFRQMEAEGIEMDGVTFLSVIMGCTHAGLVEEGQQYFGSMVRDYGITPTMQHYACMVDLYSRAGKLDETMSLIEGMPFPAGPMVWRTLLGACKVHRNVELGKLAVEKLLSLEPLDSATYVLLSNIYSAAGKWKEKDEVRKLMDTKKVKKEAGCSWIQIKNKVHSFIASDKSHPLSEQIYAKLRAMTAKLKQEGYCPDTSFALHEVAEEQKEAMLVMHSERLALAFGLIATPPGAPLHIFKNLRVCGDCHTVIKMVSEIEDREIVMRDCSRFHHFNSGVCSCGDFW; this is encoded by the exons ATGCGGTTTTCCCTGCCCCCTACGCCGGATAACGGCCCACCGGCCG TGCCAGGATCGGCTCTAGACAGTACTACTCTAGACAGTGCCAGGGTCGTGTTTTGTGGGATGGAGACCAGGGACATGGTGTCGTGGAACACATTGATGGCGGGCCTTGTGTTGATTGGGCGTGATCTTGAAGCCCTGCAGCTGTTCCATGATTCACGATCCAGTATTACCATGCTTACACAGTCGACATACTCAACAGCGATCAAATTATGTGCAAATCTCAAACACCTTGGCCTGGCACGTCAATTCCACAGCAGTGTTCTTAAACGTGGGTTTCATTCGTATGGCAATGTAATGACAGCCCTCATGGATGCCTACAGCAAAGCAGGTCAACTGCATGATGCTCTGGATATATTTTTGTTGATGTCAGGATCTCAGAATGTTGTTTCATGGACTGCTATGATTAATGGGTGCATTCAGAACAGTGATATACCTCTTGCTGCTGCTCTTTTTAGCAGAATGAGAGAAGATGGTGTTGCTCCGAATGATGTCACCTACTCGACAATTCTGACAGCGTCAGTGGCCATCTTGCCTCCCCAAATTCATGCCCAGGTGATCAAGACAAACTACGAGTGTACACCAATTGTTGGAACTGCACTTCTGGCCTCTTACTCTAAGCTTCGTAGCACTGAAGAAGCTCTTTCTATATTCAAAATGATTGACCAGAAGGATGTTGTTTCATGGTCTGCAATGTTCACTTGCTATGCCCAAGCTGGA GATTGCGATGGTGCCACAAATATATTCATCAAGATGACCATGCATGGCTTGAAGCCAAATGAGTTTACAATCTCTAGTGTCATTGATGCTTGTGCTAGTCCGACAGCTGGAGTTGACCTGGGTAGGCAGTTCCATGCTATTTCTATCAAGCACAGATGCCATGATGCACTCTGTGTGAGCAGTACACTTGTTAGTATGTATGCAAGAAAATGGAGCATCGAGGGTGCTCAGTGTGTCTTTGAGAGACAAACAGATAGAGATATGGTGTCATGGAATTCAATGCTATCAGGGTACGCACAGCATGGTTACAGCCAAAAGGCCCTTGATGTATTTCGACAGATGGAAGCTGAGGGCATTGAGATGGATGGTGTCACATTCCTTTCTGTGATCATGGGATGCACTCATGCTGGTCTTGTTGAAGAAGGTCAACAATACTTTGGTTCAATGGTCAGAGACTACGGGATCACTCCAACCATGCAGCATTATGCGTGCATGGTTGATCTCTATAGCCGCGCAGGCAAGCTGGATGAAACAATGAGCCTTATAGAAGGCATGCCATTCCCAGCAGGTCCAATGGTATGGCGCACATTGCTAGGAGCTTGTAAAGTTCACAGGAATGTTGAACTTGGAAAGTTGGCTGTGGAGAAGCTGCTTTCACTTGAACCTCTTGACTCGGCTACATACGTGCTTCTCTCCAACATTTATTCGGCTGCAGGGAAGTGGAAAGAGAAGGATGAAGTGAGGAAgctcatggacactaaaaaggTTAAGAAAGAAGCTGGATGCAGCTGGATTCAGATCAAGAACAAAGTTCATTCCTTTATAGCTTCAGACAAGTCGCATCCTTTATCAGAACAGATATATGCAAAGCTCAGGGCAATGACAGCTAAGTTAAAGCAAGAAGGTTACTGTCCTGACACAAGCTTTGCGCTTCATGAAGTGGCAGAAGAGCAGAAGGAAGCTATGCTGGTAATGCACAGTGAGCGCCTAGCCCTCGCATTTGGTTTGATAGCTACACCACCAGGGGCACCCCTTCACATTTTCAAGAACCTGCGGGTGTGTGGGGACTGCCACACGGTGATCAAAATGGTCTCTGAAATTGAGGATAGGGAGATTGTAATGCGAGATTGCAGCAGGTTCCACCACTTCAATTCAGGGGTCTGCTCTTGTGGCGATTTCTGGTGA